The following coding sequences lie in one Xanthomonas hyacinthi genomic window:
- a CDS encoding TolC family protein, which translates to MWLRLAAVAAFAAAPCAWAQAVPPDAVLTLDDAFARVARTHPDLRLADGQRRVLAAEAEREALRPPLRLGAELENAFGSGAARGLDQAELTVSLAGVLERGGKLDARRTLAQARIDALAPQRELARLDLLAEVARRYLAIAAAAQRQAIAAADLAQRQRTVAAARQRLQAGASPESVLLTAQALQARAELERDRAQQEHDAARRHLSVLWGERDPGFARVAGDPLALPAVPDFAALADLLDATPELARFAGEARVREARLRLARSQARPDLDWQFGVRRLQDGDATALVAGVSLPLGSAARALPEIRAAEAERELLGVEREAQALALYSTLADAHGRYRAARLEVARLREDVLPKLARAEAAAERAYRGGAISYLEWAQLQAQHGDARRQQLAAALEAQTALIEIQRLTGQPLVIARAAEAPR; encoded by the coding sequence ATGTGGTTGCGACTGGCGGCTGTTGCCGCCTTCGCGGCCGCGCCCTGCGCGTGGGCGCAGGCCGTGCCGCCCGATGCTGTGCTCACCCTGGACGACGCCTTCGCCCGCGTCGCCCGGACCCATCCCGACCTGCGCCTGGCCGACGGCCAGCGCCGCGTGCTCGCCGCCGAGGCCGAGCGCGAGGCGCTGCGTCCGCCGCTGCGGCTGGGCGCCGAACTGGAGAACGCCTTCGGCAGCGGCGCCGCGCGCGGCCTGGACCAGGCCGAACTGACCGTCAGCCTGGCCGGCGTGCTCGAGCGCGGCGGCAAGCTCGACGCGCGCCGCACCCTGGCCCAGGCGCGCATCGATGCGCTGGCGCCGCAGCGCGAACTGGCGCGGCTGGACCTGCTCGCCGAGGTCGCGCGCCGCTACCTGGCGATTGCCGCCGCCGCGCAGCGCCAGGCCATCGCCGCCGCCGACCTGGCGCAGCGCCAGCGCACCGTCGCCGCGGCGCGGCAGCGGCTGCAGGCCGGCGCCTCGCCCGAATCGGTGCTGCTGACCGCGCAGGCGCTGCAGGCGCGTGCGGAACTGGAGCGCGACCGCGCGCAACAGGAGCACGATGCCGCGCGCCGCCACCTGTCGGTGCTGTGGGGCGAACGCGATCCGGGTTTCGCGCGCGTGGCCGGCGATCCGCTGGCGCTGCCGGCGGTGCCGGACTTCGCCGCGTTGGCCGACTTGCTCGACGCCACCCCGGAACTGGCGCGCTTCGCCGGCGAGGCGCGCGTGCGCGAGGCGCGGCTGCGCCTGGCGCGCAGCCAGGCGCGGCCGGATCTGGACTGGCAGTTCGGCGTACGCCGGCTGCAGGATGGCGACGCCACCGCCCTGGTCGCCGGGGTATCGCTGCCGTTGGGCAGCGCGGCGCGCGCGCTGCCGGAGATCCGCGCCGCCGAGGCCGAGCGCGAGCTGCTCGGCGTGGAGCGCGAGGCACAGGCGCTGGCGCTGTATTCCACGCTCGCCGACGCGCACGGCCGCTACCGCGCCGCACGGCTGGAAGTGGCGCGCCTGCGCGAGGACGTGCTGCCGAAACTGGCGCGCGCCGAGGCCGCCGCCGAGCGCGCCTACCGCGGCGGCGCGATCAGCTATCTGGAGTGGGCGCAGCTGCAGGCGCAGCACGGCGATGCGCGGCGGCAGCAACTCGCCGCCGCGCTCGAGGCGCAGACCGCGCTGATCGAGATCCAGCGCCTGACCGGGCAGCCGTTGGTGATCGCGCGCGCGGCGGAGGCGCCGCGATGA
- a CDS encoding recombination-associated protein RdgC yields the protein MFFRNLTLFRFPTSLDVSEIDKRLPEVQLKPVGPLEMSSRGFISPFGRDERDVLSHRLAEFLWLTVGGEDKILPGSVVNDLLERKVAEIEEKEGRRPGGKARKRLKDDLIHELLPRAFVKSSRTDAMLDLQHGYVAVDSSSRKSGENVMSEIRGALGSFPALPLNAEVAPRSILTGWIAGEPLPDGLSLGEECEMKDPIEGGAVVKCQHQELRCDEIDKHLEAGKQVTKLALILDDHVSFVLGDDLVIRKLKFLDGALDQLENADQDGVRAELDARFALMSAEVRRLFLLLEAALKLSKAET from the coding sequence ATGTTCTTTCGCAACCTGACCCTGTTCCGCTTCCCCACCAGCCTCGACGTCTCCGAGATCGACAAGCGCCTGCCGGAGGTCCAGCTCAAGCCGGTCGGCCCGCTGGAAATGAGCTCGCGCGGCTTCATCTCCCCGTTCGGCCGCGACGAGCGCGACGTGCTGTCGCACCGCCTCGCCGAGTTCCTGTGGCTGACCGTCGGCGGTGAGGACAAGATCCTGCCCGGCTCGGTGGTCAACGACCTGCTCGAGCGCAAGGTCGCCGAGATCGAGGAGAAGGAAGGGCGCCGGCCCGGCGGCAAGGCGCGCAAGCGGCTCAAGGACGACCTGATCCACGAATTGCTGCCGCGCGCCTTCGTCAAGTCCTCGCGCACCGACGCGATGCTCGACCTGCAGCATGGCTACGTCGCGGTGGACAGCTCCAGCCGCAAGAGCGGCGAGAACGTGATGTCCGAGATCCGCGGCGCGCTGGGCAGCTTCCCGGCGCTGCCGCTGAACGCGGAAGTGGCGCCGCGCTCGATCCTGACCGGCTGGATCGCCGGCGAGCCCCTGCCCGACGGCCTGAGCCTGGGCGAGGAGTGCGAGATGAAGGATCCGATCGAAGGCGGTGCGGTGGTCAAGTGCCAGCACCAGGAACTGCGCTGCGACGAGATCGACAAGCACCTGGAAGCCGGCAAGCAGGTCACCAAGCTGGCGCTGATCCTGGACGACCACGTCTCCTTCGTGCTCGGCGACGACCTGGTCATCCGCAAGCTGAAGTTCCTCGACGGCGCCCTGGACCAGCTGGAGAACGCCGACCAGGACGGCGTGCGCGCCGAACTGGACGCCCGCTTCGCGCTGATGAGCGCCGAAGTGCGGCGCCTGTTCCTGCTGTTGGAAGCAGCGCTGAAGCTGAGCAAGGCCGAGACCTGA
- a CDS encoding efflux RND transporter periplasmic adaptor subunit codes for MKSNSTALLAPLLLALLLGGCAGDESHDAHGETDAHGAAGDAQAEEARKGAHGGRLLEQDGIAVELAIAEDGTPPTYQAWLYRDGKPLPPAAGSVEVQLKRLGGGVETHRLRARDDGSLLADSVVHEPHSFDVEVRATVQGKPLRWTYPSYEGRTEIAAKIAADAGIRVAPVGPGSIADEHEVQGLLTPAEGAQAQATARFPGPVRSLRANVGDRVRAGQALATVESNLSLTTYTISAPIAGTVLARTASVGSSAAEGQALFEIADLSTLWVDLHIFGADAGHIAAGAPVTVTRISDGTVAQTTLERVLPGTATASQSTVARALLRNADGLWRPGSAVKARVTVAQQPAALVVPVSALQSFRDWDVVFVRVGDTYEVRPLQLGARDARQVQVLSGLKAGDAVVVEQSYLVKADIEKSGASHDH; via the coding sequence ATGAAATCCAACTCCACCGCGCTGCTCGCGCCGTTGCTGCTGGCCCTGCTGCTCGGCGGCTGCGCCGGCGACGAGTCCCACGATGCCCATGGCGAAACCGACGCGCATGGCGCAGCCGGCGACGCCCAGGCCGAGGAAGCACGCAAGGGCGCACACGGCGGCCGCCTGCTCGAGCAGGACGGCATCGCGGTCGAACTGGCCATCGCCGAAGACGGCACGCCGCCGACCTACCAGGCCTGGCTGTACCGCGACGGCAAGCCGCTGCCGCCCGCCGCTGGCAGCGTCGAGGTGCAACTCAAGCGCCTGGGCGGCGGCGTCGAGACGCATCGCCTGCGCGCGCGCGACGACGGCAGCCTGCTGGCCGACAGCGTGGTGCACGAGCCGCATTCCTTCGACGTGGAGGTGCGCGCCACGGTGCAGGGCAAGCCACTGCGCTGGACCTATCCCAGCTACGAGGGCCGTACCGAGATCGCGGCGAAGATCGCCGCCGATGCGGGCATCCGCGTCGCGCCGGTCGGCCCCGGCAGCATCGCCGACGAGCACGAGGTGCAAGGCCTGCTGACCCCGGCCGAAGGCGCACAGGCGCAGGCCACCGCGCGCTTCCCCGGCCCGGTGCGCAGCCTGCGCGCCAATGTCGGCGACCGCGTGCGCGCCGGGCAGGCGCTGGCCACGGTGGAAAGCAACCTCAGCCTGACCACCTACACGATCAGCGCGCCGATCGCCGGCACGGTGCTGGCGCGCACTGCCAGCGTCGGCAGCAGCGCCGCCGAGGGCCAGGCGCTGTTCGAGATCGCCGACCTGTCCACGCTGTGGGTGGATCTGCACATCTTCGGCGCCGATGCCGGCCACATCGCCGCCGGCGCGCCGGTGACGGTGACCCGGATCAGCGACGGCACGGTCGCGCAGACCACGCTGGAACGCGTGTTGCCGGGCACCGCCACCGCCAGCCAGAGCACCGTGGCGCGCGCGCTGCTGCGCAACGCAGACGGTTTGTGGCGGCCGGGTTCGGCGGTGAAGGCGCGGGTCACGGTGGCGCAGCAGCCGGCCGCGCTGGTGGTGCCGGTGAGCGCCTTGCAGAGCTTCCGCGACTGGGACGTGGTGTTCGTGCGCGTCGGCGACACCTACGAAGTTCGGCCGCTGCAACTCGGCGCGCGCGATGCGCGCCAGGTGCAGGTGCTGTCCGGGCTGAAGGCCGGCGACGCGGTGGTGGTGGAGCAGAGCTACCTGGTCAAGGCGGACATCGAAAAGTCGGGGGCGTCGCATGATCATTGA
- the panE gene encoding 2-dehydropantoate 2-reductase — protein sequence MRILILGAGATGGYFGGRLAQAGVDVTFLVRPARAERLRRDGLRIRSPRGDADIAVATLTADALPATAAARPFDLAILSCKAYDLDSALDALAPAMDLGTTLLPILNGLRHYPVLDARCGADHVLGGLCFISATLDADATIRHLGKPASLTFGERDGRGADSARLRALAGACALAGIDHVVAPRIAQEQWIKYAFLTALAAATCLMRAAVGRIVASDDGVALLRGLYAECTAAAAAAGEPVPEAAQASALQLLTQPGSPMKASMLRDLEAGQQVEAQQIVGDMLARARAAGHAAPWLMAAYCHLQAYQGGRTER from the coding sequence ATGCGCATCCTGATCCTCGGCGCCGGCGCGACTGGCGGCTACTTTGGCGGACGCCTGGCCCAGGCCGGCGTCGATGTCACGTTTCTGGTCCGCCCGGCGCGGGCCGAGCGCCTGCGGCGCGACGGACTGCGCATCCGCAGTCCGCGCGGCGATGCCGACATCGCGGTGGCCACGCTGACCGCGGACGCGCTGCCGGCCACGGCCGCTGCGCGGCCGTTCGACCTGGCGATCCTCAGCTGCAAGGCTTACGACCTGGACAGCGCGCTGGATGCGCTGGCGCCAGCCATGGATCTCGGCACCACGTTGCTGCCGATCCTCAACGGCTTGCGCCACTACCCCGTGCTGGATGCACGCTGCGGCGCCGACCACGTGCTCGGCGGACTGTGCTTCATCAGCGCGACGCTGGACGCGGACGCTACGATCCGGCACCTGGGCAAACCGGCCTCGCTGACCTTCGGCGAACGCGACGGGCGCGGCGCCGACAGCGCACGTCTGCGCGCGCTCGCTGGCGCCTGCGCGCTGGCCGGCATCGACCATGTCGTCGCGCCGCGGATCGCGCAGGAACAGTGGATCAAGTACGCCTTCCTGACCGCGTTGGCTGCGGCCACCTGCCTGATGCGCGCAGCGGTGGGGCGCATCGTCGCCAGCGACGACGGCGTGGCGCTGCTGCGCGGGCTATACGCCGAATGCACGGCGGCCGCCGCCGCCGCGGGCGAACCGGTACCCGAGGCGGCGCAGGCCAGTGCGCTGCAGCTGCTGACCCAGCCCGGCTCGCCGATGAAGGCGTCGATGCTGCGCGACCTGGAAGCCGGACAGCAGGTGGAAGCGCAGCAGATCGTCGGCGACATGCTGGCGCGCGCCCGCGCCGCCGGCCATGCCGCGCCATGGCTGATGGCCGCTTACTGCCACCTGCAGGCCTACCAGGGCGGACGAACGGAACGGTGA
- a CDS encoding DUF885 domain-containing protein: protein MPIAKTPLAASLLLALALSTPALAAAPAVPPPAAAASATDARFQAIYEKEWAWRQAQVGQADEDSDSSGDNPQLPDVGAAAQAARLQVWQDVLRQLDALDPAQLSADNQVNLAVYRPQIENLAAAVRLRAYEMPFNSDSSFWSDLGFMARRTLRTPAEYRAYIARLNDVPRYFAQQTDNMRAGLKRGFSVPRAVLEGRDGSIAGVAELKDPAAAALYAPFKQLPAQIPAAEQQALREQAQAAIRDKVIPAYAQLLTFYRQEYVPQARTTLAAEALPDGKAYYQQQIREYTTLEMRPEQIHQLGLQEVARIQKEMDAIIRQVGFKPPAGQQTFPAFLQFLRTDPQFYVKTPQELLDRAAWIAKRVDGEVGKFIGTLPRGRFTIVPVPPEIAPFWTAGRGGVGTYWLNTYNLPSRPLYNLPALTLHESSPGHSLQGALAEEQGAQPAFRRENYISAYGEGWALYTEKLGKEMGIYETPYEDFGRLSYEMWRACRLVIDTGVHHKGWSRAQALAYLREHTALSEHEVTTEVDRYISWPGQALSYKLGEIAIVKLRAEAEHELGADFDIKAFHDAVLKQGSVPLPVLQQQVRAFIAESKQRHQPASQKPSAPQ from the coding sequence ATGCCGATCGCCAAGACCCCGCTGGCCGCGTCCCTGTTGCTCGCGCTCGCACTCTCCACGCCGGCGCTGGCCGCAGCGCCTGCCGTACCGCCGCCTGCAGCGGCCGCCTCCGCTACCGATGCCCGCTTCCAGGCCATCTACGAGAAGGAATGGGCATGGCGGCAGGCGCAGGTCGGGCAGGCCGACGAGGACAGCGACAGCAGCGGCGACAACCCGCAGCTGCCCGACGTCGGCGCGGCGGCGCAGGCCGCGCGGCTGCAGGTGTGGCAGGACGTGCTGCGCCAGCTGGATGCGCTCGACCCGGCGCAGCTGTCGGCCGACAACCAAGTCAACCTGGCGGTGTACCGCCCGCAGATCGAGAACCTCGCCGCCGCGGTGCGCCTGCGCGCCTACGAGATGCCGTTCAATTCCGACAGCTCGTTCTGGTCGGACCTGGGCTTCATGGCGCGGCGCACGCTGCGCACACCGGCCGAGTATCGCGCCTACATCGCGCGGCTCAACGACGTGCCGCGCTACTTCGCGCAGCAGACCGACAACATGCGCGCCGGGCTCAAGCGCGGTTTCAGCGTGCCGCGCGCGGTGCTGGAAGGCCGCGACGGCTCGATCGCCGGGGTCGCCGAACTGAAGGACCCCGCCGCCGCCGCGCTGTACGCGCCGTTCAAGCAGCTGCCGGCGCAGATCCCGGCCGCCGAGCAGCAGGCCTTGCGCGAACAGGCGCAGGCGGCGATCCGCGACAAGGTGATCCCGGCCTATGCGCAGCTGCTGACCTTCTACCGCCAGGAATACGTGCCGCAGGCGCGCACCACGCTGGCCGCCGAGGCGCTGCCCGACGGAAAAGCCTATTACCAGCAGCAGATCCGCGAATACACCACGCTGGAAATGCGCCCCGAGCAGATCCACCAGCTGGGCCTGCAGGAAGTGGCGCGGATCCAGAAGGAGATGGACGCGATCATCCGCCAGGTCGGCTTCAAGCCGCCGGCCGGGCAGCAGACCTTCCCGGCGTTCCTGCAGTTCCTGCGCACCGATCCGCAGTTCTACGTCAAGACGCCGCAGGAACTGCTCGATCGCGCCGCGTGGATCGCCAAGCGCGTGGATGGCGAAGTCGGCAAGTTCATCGGCACGCTGCCGCGCGGACGCTTCACCATCGTGCCGGTGCCGCCGGAGATCGCGCCGTTCTGGACCGCCGGCCGCGGCGGCGTGGGCACCTACTGGCTCAACACCTACAACCTGCCGTCGCGGCCGCTGTACAACCTGCCGGCGCTGACCCTGCACGAATCCTCGCCAGGCCACTCGCTGCAAGGCGCGCTGGCCGAAGAGCAGGGCGCGCAGCCGGCGTTCCGCCGCGAGAACTACATCTCCGCCTACGGCGAGGGCTGGGCGCTGTACACCGAGAAGCTGGGCAAGGAGATGGGCATCTACGAAACCCCGTACGAGGATTTCGGCCGGCTCAGCTACGAGATGTGGCGCGCCTGCCGGCTGGTGATCGACACCGGCGTGCACCACAAGGGCTGGAGCCGCGCGCAGGCGCTGGCCTATCTGCGCGAACACACCGCGCTCAGCGAGCACGAGGTCACCACCGAGGTCGATCGCTACATCTCCTGGCCGGGGCAGGCGCTGAGCTACAAGCTCGGCGAGATCGCCATCGTCAAGCTGCGCGCCGAGGCCGAACACGAACTGGGCGCGGACTTCGACATCAAGGCCTTCCACGACGCGGTGCTGAAGCAGGGCTCGGTACCGCTGCCGGTGCTGCAGCAGCAGGTCCGCGCGTTCATCGCCGAGAGCAAGCAGCGGCACCAGCCCGCCTCCCAGAAGCCCAGCGCACCTCAATAA
- the ttcA gene encoding tRNA 2-thiocytidine(32) synthetase TtcA, which produces MTSAPLPLPQRLADPAPRARRTPSALGKRLCRQVGQAIADFGMIEAGDKVMVCLSGGKDSYTLLDILLQLQRKAPVPFELVAVNLDQKQPGFPAQVLPDYLRALGVAWHVIEQDTYSVVSRVVPEGKTMCSLCARLRRGALYRYAAENGINKIALGHHRDDLVATFFMNLFFHAKLAAMAPKLRSDDGRHVVIRPLAYVREADIADYAQARGFPLIPCTLCGSQDNLQRRQVGLMLQQWDREHPGRIEQIARAMGNVRPAQLADPALFDFRTLGAADTAPATAWPLDAADA; this is translated from the coding sequence ATGACCTCCGCGCCCCTGCCCCTGCCGCAACGCCTCGCCGATCCCGCCCCGCGCGCGCGGCGCACGCCGTCGGCGCTGGGCAAGCGCCTGTGCCGGCAGGTCGGCCAGGCGATCGCCGATTTCGGCATGATCGAGGCCGGCGACAAGGTCATGGTGTGCCTGTCCGGCGGCAAGGACAGCTACACCCTGCTGGACATCCTGTTGCAGCTGCAGCGCAAGGCGCCGGTGCCGTTCGAGCTGGTCGCGGTGAACCTGGACCAGAAGCAGCCCGGCTTCCCCGCGCAGGTGCTGCCCGACTACCTGCGCGCGCTCGGCGTGGCCTGGCACGTGATCGAGCAGGACACCTATTCGGTGGTCAGCCGCGTGGTGCCCGAAGGCAAGACCATGTGTTCGCTGTGCGCGCGGCTGCGCCGCGGCGCGCTGTACCGCTATGCCGCCGAGAACGGGATCAACAAGATCGCGCTGGGCCACCACCGCGACGACCTCGTCGCCACCTTCTTCATGAACCTGTTCTTCCATGCCAAGCTCGCGGCGATGGCGCCGAAGCTGCGCAGCGACGACGGCCGCCACGTGGTGATCCGGCCGCTGGCCTACGTGCGCGAAGCCGACATCGCCGACTACGCGCAGGCGCGCGGCTTCCCGCTGATCCCGTGCACGCTGTGCGGCAGCCAGGACAACCTGCAGCGGCGCCAGGTCGGGCTGATGCTGCAGCAATGGGACCGCGAGCATCCCGGCCGCATCGAGCAGATCGCGCGCGCCATGGGCAATGTACGGCCGGCGCAGTTGGCCGACCCGGCGCTGTTCGATTTCCGCACCCTCGGCGCCGCCGACACCGCGCCGGCCACGGCCTGGCCGCTCGACGCCGCCGACGCGTGA
- a CDS encoding efflux RND transporter permease subunit encodes MLANLIRFAIAQRWLMLALTGVLIAIGAWSFSRLPIDATPDITNVQVQVNTAAPGYSPLEAEQRVTFPLETVLAGLPGLESTRSLSRYGLSQVTAVFADGTDLYFARQQVAERLQQVKSQLPPALEPQLGPIATGLGEIFMYTVEARPNARKPDGTAWTATDLRTLQDWVVRPQLRNVPGVTEVNTIGGYARQIHITPDPARLVALGFTLDDVARAVEANNRNVGAGYIERNGQQFLVRVPGQVSGIAEIGAIVLDRREGVPIRVRDVAEVGEGPELRTGAATQDGSEVVLGTVFMLVGANSRAVAQASAARLAQANRSLPPGVQAVPVYDRTALVDRTIATVARNLVEGALLVIAVLFLLLGNFRAALITAAVIPLAMLFTLTGMVRGGVSGNLMSLGALDFGLIVDGAVIIVENCLSRFGQAQQRLGRVLSAAERFELTAQATAEVIRPSLFGVGIIAAVYLPVFALTGIEGKMFHPMAITVVLALTGAMLLSLSFVPAAIALTLGGKVAEHENRAMRWARQAYAPLLDGALRHARWIGTGALALVLLCGVLATRLGSEFIPNLDEGDVALHALRIPGTSLQQAITMQATLERRIKRFPEVAHVFGKLGTAEVATDPMPPSVADTFLIMKPRAQWPDPRKPKAQLLAEIEAAVQQLPGNNYEFTQPIQMRMNELISGVRADVAIKLYGDDLDTLVQVGRRIEEVARNVPGAADVKLEQATGLPMLSVVPDRTALAGYGLNPGVVQDTVAAAVGGQDAGQLFEGDRRFAIVVRLPEALRQDPAALADLPIPLRGDGERGDADESSRAPGWRSGAPITVPLREVAKVQTVLGPNQINREDGKRRIVVTANVRDRDLGGFVAELQRRVQADVKLPSGYWIGYGGTFEQLISAGQRLAWVVPATLLLIFALLYWSFGSLRDAAIVFSGVPLALTGGVVALALRGIPLSISAGVGFIALSGVAVLNGLVMIAFVRKLREDGLPLAQALRDGALARLRPVLMTALVAALGFVPMAFNVGAGAEVQRPLATVVIGGIVSSTLLTLLVLPVLYRWLHRRDNAAAASAAADAPTLAR; translated from the coding sequence GTGCTCGCTAACCTGATCCGCTTCGCGATCGCGCAGCGCTGGCTGATGCTGGCGCTGACCGGGGTGCTGATCGCGATCGGCGCGTGGAGTTTCTCGCGGCTGCCGATCGACGCCACGCCCGACATCACCAACGTGCAGGTGCAGGTCAACACCGCCGCGCCCGGCTATTCGCCGCTGGAGGCCGAGCAGCGCGTCACCTTCCCACTGGAGACGGTGCTGGCCGGCTTGCCGGGACTGGAATCCACGCGCTCGCTGTCGCGCTACGGGCTGTCGCAGGTCACCGCGGTGTTCGCCGACGGCACCGACCTATACTTCGCGCGGCAGCAGGTGGCCGAGCGCCTGCAGCAGGTGAAGTCGCAACTGCCGCCGGCGCTGGAACCGCAATTGGGGCCGATCGCCACCGGCCTGGGCGAGATCTTCATGTACACGGTCGAGGCCAGGCCCAACGCGCGCAAGCCCGACGGCACGGCGTGGACCGCCACCGACCTGCGCACGCTGCAGGACTGGGTGGTGCGGCCGCAGCTGCGCAACGTGCCGGGCGTCACCGAGGTCAACACCATCGGCGGCTATGCGCGGCAGATCCACATCACCCCGGATCCGGCGCGGCTGGTCGCGCTCGGCTTCACCCTGGACGATGTGGCGCGCGCGGTCGAGGCCAACAACCGCAACGTCGGCGCCGGCTACATCGAACGCAATGGCCAGCAGTTCCTGGTGCGGGTGCCCGGGCAGGTGAGCGGCATCGCCGAGATCGGCGCGATCGTGCTGGACCGGCGCGAAGGCGTGCCGATCCGGGTACGCGACGTGGCCGAGGTCGGCGAGGGACCGGAACTGCGCACCGGCGCCGCCACCCAGGACGGCAGCGAAGTGGTGCTGGGCACGGTGTTCATGCTGGTCGGCGCCAATAGCCGTGCGGTGGCGCAGGCCTCGGCGGCCCGGCTCGCGCAGGCCAACCGCAGCCTGCCGCCGGGCGTGCAGGCGGTGCCGGTGTACGACCGCACCGCGCTGGTCGACCGCACCATCGCCACCGTGGCCAGGAACCTGGTCGAAGGCGCGCTGCTGGTGATCGCGGTGCTGTTCCTGCTGCTGGGCAATTTCCGCGCGGCGCTGATCACCGCGGCGGTGATCCCGCTGGCGATGCTGTTCACCCTCACCGGCATGGTCCGCGGCGGCGTGTCCGGCAACCTGATGAGCCTGGGCGCGCTGGATTTCGGCCTGATCGTCGATGGCGCGGTGATCATCGTGGAGAACTGCCTGAGCCGCTTCGGCCAGGCGCAGCAGCGCCTGGGCCGGGTGCTCAGCGCCGCCGAGCGCTTCGAGCTGACCGCGCAGGCCACCGCCGAGGTGATCCGCCCCAGCCTGTTCGGCGTGGGCATCATCGCCGCGGTATACCTGCCGGTGTTCGCGCTGACCGGCATCGAAGGCAAGATGTTCCACCCGATGGCGATCACCGTGGTGCTGGCGCTGACCGGGGCGATGCTGCTGTCGCTGAGCTTCGTGCCGGCGGCGATCGCGCTGACCCTGGGCGGCAAGGTCGCCGAGCACGAGAACCGCGCGATGCGCTGGGCGCGGCAGGCGTATGCGCCGCTGCTGGACGGCGCGCTGCGCCACGCGCGCTGGATCGGCACCGGCGCGCTGGCGCTGGTGCTGCTGTGCGGCGTGCTGGCCACGCGGCTGGGCAGCGAGTTCATTCCCAACCTGGACGAGGGCGACGTGGCGCTGCACGCGCTGCGCATCCCCGGCACCAGCCTGCAGCAGGCGATCACGATGCAGGCCACGCTGGAGCGGCGGATCAAGCGGTTCCCGGAAGTGGCGCACGTGTTCGGCAAGCTCGGCACCGCCGAGGTCGCCACCGACCCGATGCCGCCGTCGGTGGCCGACACCTTCCTGATCATGAAACCACGCGCGCAATGGCCCGATCCGCGCAAGCCCAAGGCGCAGTTGCTGGCCGAGATCGAAGCGGCGGTGCAGCAGCTGCCCGGCAACAACTACGAGTTCACCCAGCCGATCCAGATGCGCATGAACGAGCTGATCTCCGGCGTGCGCGCGGACGTGGCGATCAAGCTCTACGGCGACGATCTGGACACGCTGGTGCAGGTCGGGCGGCGCATCGAAGAGGTGGCCAGGAACGTGCCCGGCGCGGCCGACGTCAAGCTCGAGCAGGCCACCGGCCTGCCGATGCTGAGCGTGGTGCCGGACCGCACCGCGCTGGCCGGCTACGGACTCAATCCCGGCGTGGTGCAGGACACGGTGGCCGCCGCGGTGGGCGGGCAGGACGCCGGGCAGCTGTTCGAAGGCGACCGCCGCTTCGCCATCGTGGTGCGCCTGCCCGAGGCGCTGCGGCAGGACCCGGCGGCCTTGGCCGATCTGCCGATCCCGCTGCGCGGCGATGGCGAGCGCGGCGATGCCGACGAATCCAGCCGCGCTCCAGGCTGGCGCAGCGGCGCGCCGATCACCGTGCCGCTGCGCGAGGTGGCCAAGGTGCAAACGGTGCTGGGGCCGAACCAGATCAACCGCGAGGACGGCAAGCGCCGCATCGTGGTCACCGCCAACGTGCGCGACCGCGACCTCGGCGGCTTCGTCGCCGAGCTGCAGCGGCGCGTGCAGGCCGACGTCAAGCTGCCCAGCGGCTACTGGATCGGCTACGGCGGCACCTTCGAGCAGCTGATCTCGGCCGGGCAGCGCCTGGCCTGGGTGGTGCCGGCCACGCTGCTGCTGATCTTCGCGCTGCTGTACTGGTCGTTCGGCTCGCTGCGCGATGCGGCGATCGTGTTCAGCGGCGTGCCGCTGGCGCTGACCGGCGGCGTGGTCGCGCTGGCGCTGCGCGGCATCCCGCTGTCGATCTCCGCCGGGGTCGGCTTCATCGCGTTGTCCGGGGTGGCGGTGTTGAACGGGCTGGTGATGATCGCCTTCGTGCGCAAGCTGCGCGAGGACGGCCTGCCGCTGGCGCAGGCGCTGCGCGACGGCGCGCTGGCGCGGCTGCGGCCGGTGCTGATGACCGCACTGGTGGCGGCGCTGGGCTTCGTGCCGATGGCGTTCAACGTCGGCGCCGGCGCGGAAGTGCAGCGGCCGCTGGCCACGGTGGTGATCGGCGGCATCGTGTCCTCCACGCTGCTGACCCTGCTGGTGCTGCCGGTGCTGTACCGCTGGCTGCACCGGCGCGACAATGCCGCAGCGGCGTCCGCCGCAGCGGATGCTCCGACTTTGGCGAGGTGA